The Paraphotobacterium marinum genome contains a region encoding:
- the rpsN gene encoding 30S ribosomal protein S14, whose product MAKESMKARDVKRAKLVAKYAKKRAELKATINNVNASEEERWNAVLKLQTLPRDSSSSRQRNRCNQTGRPHGYLRKFGLSRIKVREACMKGEIPGLRKASW is encoded by the coding sequence ATGGCTAAAGAATCAATGAAGGCACGTGACGTAAAACGTGCAAAACTTGTTGCTAAGTATGCGAAAAAAAGAGCAGAACTTAAAGCAACAATTAATAACGTAAATGCATCAGAAGAAGAACGTTGGAATGCGGTTTTAAAACTGCAAACTCTTCCTCGTGATTCCAGCTCAAGTCGTCAACGAAATCGTTGTAATCAGACTGGGCGACCACATGGCTACTTACGTAAGTTTGGCTTAAGTCGTATTAAGGTTCGCGAAGCTTGTATGAAAGGCGAGATACCTGGCCTTAGAAAAGCTAGCTGGTAA
- the rplE gene encoding 50S ribosomal protein L5, with product MAKLHDYYKDTIVSELSKKFGYKSIMQVPRIEKITLNMGVGDAINDKKLLEHAVSDLTSISGQKPLVTKARKSVAGFKIREGYPIGCKVTLRGERMWEFFERLISIAIPRIRDFRGLNPKSFDGRGNYSMGVREQIIFPEIDYDKIDRIRGLDITITTSAKNNEEAYALLEAFNFPFRKQG from the coding sequence ATGGCGAAACTGCATGATTACTATAAAGATACTATTGTAAGCGAGCTTTCTAAGAAGTTTGGATACAAGAGCATCATGCAAGTCCCAAGAATTGAGAAAATAACCTTAAACATGGGTGTTGGCGATGCTATTAATGATAAAAAATTATTAGAGCATGCTGTATCTGATTTAACTTCTATTTCAGGTCAGAAACCTTTGGTAACTAAAGCTAGAAAATCTGTTGCTGGCTTTAAGATCCGTGAGGGCTACCCTATCGGTTGTAAAGTAACTTTACGCGGTGAGCGTATGTGGGAGTTTTTTGAGCGTCTTATATCTATAGCTATTCCTAGAATTAGGGACTTTAGAGGTTTAAACCCTAAATCCTTTGATGGACGTGGTAATTATAGTATGGGTGTTAGAGAGCAAATTATCTTTCCTGAAATTGATTATGATAAGATTGACCGTATTCGAGGTCTTGATATTACAATCACTACTTCAGCTAAGAATAATGAAGAAGCATATGCACTTCTTGAAGCTTTCAACTTTCCATTTCGTAAGCAAGGTTAA
- the rplX gene encoding 50S ribosomal protein L24, producing the protein MAAKIRRNDEVIVLAGKDKGKKGKVTKILSTGKVLVEGINMVKKHQKPVPQLGQQGGIVEQEAAIDVSNIAVFNAETGKADRVGFRFEDGKKVRFYKSNNELIK; encoded by the coding sequence ATGGCAGCTAAAATCCGTCGTAATGACGAAGTAATAGTTCTTGCTGGAAAAGATAAAGGCAAGAAAGGAAAAGTAACTAAGATCCTGTCTACTGGCAAAGTGCTAGTTGAAGGCATAAATATGGTTAAGAAGCATCAAAAACCTGTTCCACAACTTGGACAACAAGGCGGAATAGTTGAGCAAGAAGCTGCAATTGATGTATCTAATATTGCTGTATTTAATGCAGAGACTGGAAAGGCAGATCGAGTAGGATTTAGATTTGAAGACGGTAAAAAAGTGCGTTTTTATAAATCTAATAATGAATTAATTAAGTAA
- the rplN gene encoding 50S ribosomal protein L14 codes for MIQMQSMLDAADNSGARSVMCIKVLGGSHRRYAKIGDIIKVTVKEAIPRGKVKKGDVLKAVVVRTRKGVRRPDGSVIRFDRNACVLLNDNSEQPVGTRIFGPVTRELRNSKFMKIVSLAPEVL; via the coding sequence ATGATCCAAATGCAAAGTATGCTAGATGCAGCCGATAATTCAGGCGCGCGAAGTGTAATGTGTATTAAGGTCCTGGGTGGTTCTCATCGCCGTTATGCAAAAATTGGAGATATCATCAAGGTTACTGTAAAGGAAGCAATTCCAAGAGGTAAAGTTAAAAAAGGTGATGTTTTAAAAGCGGTTGTTGTTAGAACTCGTAAAGGCGTACGTCGTCCAGATGGCTCTGTCATTCGCTTTGACCGTAATGCTTGTGTATTGTTAAATGACAATAGTGAGCAGCCGGTTGGAACTCGTATTTTTGGGCCTGTGACTCGTGAACTTCGTAACTCTAAATTTATGAAGATTGTATCACTTGCACCTGAAGTACTGTAA
- the rpsQ gene encoding 30S ribosomal protein S17 has translation MTDKIRTQQGRVISDKMDKSIVVAIERMVKHPIYGKFIKRTTKLQAHDENNECGLGDTVEIRECKPLSKNKSWTLVKVVEKARV, from the coding sequence ATGACTGATAAAATTCGTACACAGCAAGGTCGTGTCATTAGTGATAAGATGGATAAGTCTATCGTTGTAGCTATAGAAAGAATGGTAAAACATCCAATTTATGGTAAATTCATTAAAAGAACGACTAAATTACAAGCACATGACGAAAACAACGAGTGTGGTTTAGGCGACACTGTTGAAATACGTGAATGTAAGCCTTTGTCTAAGAATAAATCTTGGACATTAGTAAAAGTAGTTGAAAAAGCAAGAGTTTAA
- the rpmC gene encoding 50S ribosomal protein L29 translates to MNTQDLRSKSVEELNTELVNLLREQFNLRMQLASGQTQQTHTLKTVRKNIARVKTVLTEKASS, encoded by the coding sequence ATGAATACACAAGATCTTCGCAGTAAAAGCGTTGAAGAATTAAATACTGAGTTAGTAAACTTATTACGTGAGCAGTTTAATTTACGAATGCAATTAGCTAGTGGTCAAACACAGCAAACGCATACTCTTAAAACAGTACGTAAAAATATTGCACGTGTGAAAACAGTATTAACTGAAAAAGCGAGTTCATAA
- the rplP gene encoding 50S ribosomal protein L16 — translation MLQPKRTKFRKTHKGRNRGLANGTDISFGTFGLKATGRGRITARQIEAARRAMTRHIKRQGQIWIRIFPDKPITGKPLEVRQGKGKGNVEYWVAQIQPGKVLYEMNGVSEELAREAFDLAARKLPVKTTFVTKAVM, via the coding sequence ATGTTACAACCAAAACGCACAAAATTCCGTAAGACTCATAAAGGTCGTAATCGCGGGTTAGCTAATGGTACTGATATTAGTTTTGGTACTTTTGGCTTAAAAGCAACTGGTCGTGGTCGTATTACTGCTAGACAGATTGAAGCAGCACGTAGAGCTATGACTCGTCATATTAAACGTCAAGGTCAAATTTGGATTCGAATTTTTCCAGATAAACCTATTACTGGAAAACCTTTAGAAGTTCGTCAAGGTAAAGGTAAAGGTAACGTTGAATATTGGGTTGCTCAAATTCAGCCAGGTAAAGTTCTATATGAAATGAACGGTGTCTCAGAAGAGTTAGCACGTGAAGCATTTGATTTGGCAGCACGTAAATTACCTGTAAAGACAACGTTTGTAACTAAGGCGGTAATGTGA
- the rpsC gene encoding 30S ribosomal protein S3 has protein sequence MGQKVHPNGIRLGIVKPWDTTWYAGSQDFASNLDSDFKVRKFLMKELSKASVSRIVIERPAKSIRVTVHTARPGIVIGKKGEDVEKLRLGVAKIAGVPAQINISEVRKPELDAQLVGDSIASQLERRVMFRRACKRATQNAMRLGAKGIKVEVSGRLGGAEIARSEWYREGRVPLHTLRADIDYATSSAHTQYGVIGVKVWIFKGEILGGMPTTQDTQVEKPKNANKKKPRKSRSK, from the coding sequence ATGGGTCAAAAAGTACATCCTAATGGTATTCGTCTAGGCATTGTTAAGCCTTGGGATACTACTTGGTATGCTGGTAGCCAAGATTTCGCAAGCAACCTAGATAGCGATTTCAAGGTACGTAAATTTTTAATGAAAGAACTTAGTAAAGCATCAGTTTCACGAATTGTTATAGAGCGTCCAGCTAAAAGTATTCGTGTAACAGTTCACACTGCACGTCCTGGTATTGTTATCGGGAAAAAAGGTGAAGATGTAGAAAAACTAAGATTAGGTGTTGCAAAAATTGCTGGTGTTCCAGCACAGATCAACATTTCTGAAGTTCGTAAGCCTGAGCTTGATGCACAGTTGGTAGGCGATAGTATCGCTTCTCAATTAGAAAGAAGAGTTATGTTTAGAAGAGCTTGTAAAAGAGCAACTCAAAATGCAATGAGACTCGGTGCAAAGGGTATTAAGGTAGAGGTAAGTGGACGTTTGGGTGGTGCTGAAATAGCACGTTCTGAATGGTATAGAGAAGGTAGAGTTCCTCTTCATACTTTAAGAGCTGATATTGATTATGCTACATCTTCTGCGCATACACAATATGGTGTTATAGGCGTTAAGGTTTGGATTTTTAAAGGTGAAATTCTTGGGGGTATGCCTACAACGCAAGATACTCAAGTTGAAAAACCTAAAAATGCAAATAAAAAGAAACCACGTAAAAGTCGTAGTAAGTAA
- the rplV gene encoding 50S ribosomal protein L22 produces MEAIAKHRFARISPQKARLIADQVRGKDVASALEILTFSNKKAADLVKKVLESAIANAEHNEGADIDDLNVSKIFVDEGPTMKRIMPRAKGRADRILKRSSHITVIVADR; encoded by the coding sequence ATGGAAGCTATAGCTAAACATCGATTTGCTCGAATTTCTCCTCAGAAGGCTAGATTGATTGCTGATCAAGTTAGAGGAAAAGATGTTGCAAGTGCATTAGAAATTTTAACATTTAGTAATAAAAAAGCAGCTGACTTAGTTAAAAAGGTTTTAGAGTCAGCGATTGCTAATGCAGAGCACAATGAAGGTGCAGATATTGATGATTTAAACGTATCTAAAATATTTGTTGATGAAGGCCCTACAATGAAGCGTATAATGCCTCGTGCAAAGGGTAGAGCGGATCGTATATTAAAGCGTTCAAGCCACATCACAGTTATTGTAGCTGATCGTTAA
- the rpsS gene encoding 30S ribosomal protein S19 — MPRSLKKGPFIDLPLLKKVEKAVESGDKKPIKTWSRRSMIIPQMIGLTIAVHNGRQHVPVFVSEDMIGHKLGEFAPTRTYRGHAADKKAKKK, encoded by the coding sequence ATGCCACGTTCTCTCAAGAAAGGTCCATTTATTGACCTACCCTTGCTGAAGAAGGTAGAGAAAGCGGTGGAAAGCGGAGACAAAAAGCCTATTAAGACTTGGTCCCGTCGTTCAATGATCATTCCACAAATGATTGGATTGACCATCGCCGTCCATAATGGTCGTCAGCACGTACCTGTTTTCGTATCTGAAGATATGATCGGTCATAAGCTAGGCGAATTTGCACCAACAAGAACTTATCGCGGCCATGCTGCTGATAAGAAAGCTAAGAAGAAATAA